Proteins encoded in a region of the Mucilaginibacter sabulilitoris genome:
- a CDS encoding DUF6706 family protein, whose translation MTIKEALTSTVNFPLPDTAIEKALIDNDLNGSETYAKSDAKAVGVCMAGLLFTLITSADVTEDDVWIKLPQRDVLLRAYSSLCRKWGIPDEFAVPTPTVKQVRLW comes from the coding sequence ATGACCATAAAAGAAGCCCTAACCAGCACCGTAAACTTTCCTTTGCCGGATACCGCGATCGAGAAAGCGTTAATTGATAATGACCTGAACGGGTCGGAAACATACGCTAAGAGTGATGCAAAGGCAGTGGGTGTTTGCATGGCCGGGCTTCTTTTTACTCTGATCACCAGTGCTGATGTAACTGAGGATGATGTGTGGATTAAGTTACCACAAAGGGATGTGTTACTTCGGGCGTATAGTTCACTGTGCAGAAAATGGGGAATCCCTGATGAATTCGCAGTGCCAACACCAACAGTTAAACAAGTAAGATTATGGTAG